A single window of Colletes latitarsis isolate SP2378_abdomen chromosome 11, iyColLati1, whole genome shotgun sequence DNA harbors:
- the LOC143347963 gene encoding uncharacterized protein LOC143347963 isoform X1, with protein sequence MAKGSNNLSGRRSSSRNTKPYDANNSFVKKVATKVTDLIPQRSWISKWFNSSQNEGDALDDNENAEEVESEEEIQKPPPLKRPCIRMDVTHPPGTFLIQTRAKTPVNKASSSKQQYSICNETSEDFSEPATAGPSRMSHLISSTPAMPTDIRNIVQQRSELNSITVATNNGTTNGTDDNSESSESTSGCSSLIPQINRQEAPSNVSYNSSFSNRKSFNNDKLTFTNRMQSPRSLFLDSNRDSLSNRRPSFNASVMTNTSDRASPLSSPFYSGNTTFGGANAAGLYKRSRTLFNSSNEIQLKVPRRTSVEVKPSNTAGVDSSGMSQTAKKILEALEHFSSPITDAKKIPLKMINNTSSISKKRTREETSPTVKVGLRHLTRELTVPNVPDILKLRRRQKLQNMTSAVRKIVSARTEPPPLQEYHLRTQADEGSKHHGKLKVKTANLDEEDTVEPVNLPSIPLPISSLPNFNFMSPVNSKTVDKSCVDKEETFTFASPIKVTNITQNLKSINNFTFSRPITADKQLIDNSNNSSSPLKRVNAKSTSPSNCVPTVTQNFIWSTSSTAPRPKEKTKNRDSPVPTTSNELKSGSVMDVLDTKSNKTGPEKSSETKMQVELNKDSINNKANTVTLDTNKNDIIIASSKPDTQQDTSNMWECLECLIKNSNSETQCITCKTTRRSRNDNKTSELLPSSSNISESKTTANDHFGSQFKMSNNQWECTSCYVRNKETDQKCVACTSLKSDSNHSKLATTKLPNSDLNNMKSLEESWECSNCALRNSANSMTCSSCNIPKSNLLKTSPKNDKSFTNEISTVASQKTGMPINTSLNTSTVTKSETMDKFKPSKETWECPCCMVRNVISVDSCPCCNTAKPNTGNATKTVPSLVANGFGDKFKKPEGAWNCDSCMLQNEAKVTECVACGGVKPGSKKLDNSTTNTSSNLQFSFGMPPNTGGFKFGIDKADQQKTDNVTPMNNFKFGENQQSSQVGQFTFGIQREEKKTSSESLQSENSASLTVGSGFGLLVNPKTIEKTDQKQDSEKVEKKPISSFSFGMPKTENAAAENDKQSVNVAPTIQSTTLPSIFTFGVSKSEIKQSDIEKGKQDSLLANSVTEVSKPNTKTTESSTITSASTLTSITQSSSQELKSTPLFTFGVPNSAVAVSSSVPTSVITSLPSSTQSSFVFPETKPAQTTPVPTFGQIPSASASAPSSTFTFGENKTKEGTSATKTFGALPNGSSGSSIFSNISSTPSLFGTNDAKTTATFGSEENKQPTFGTTASKPSAFAIPETKVPTFGSIENKPSIFGSSDTKIPVFGSTDTKPAPLFNPTPQASTSTTTSTFSAPSGAPSLFGSSVTPVFGNNTPATFSTESKPNIFGSTAKSGETNTPNSNLFTFNATPAQPAAQLGSGFKFSANTNPTGSTQKPLFTFGSNTSTPKSSNVFGGTFNNPGSSNSSGFTFNAPKPEAPAFGQSTVTTPIFGAPQSGSQDQPLSSFPSAPANTGFNFGSTASATPSGGFNFGAVASTSATSAGFNFNPPSATLTFDPNTPPSFNFTGGNAPPMFSGTPQTLAHRKIKKAFRRMR encoded by the exons ATGGCTAAAGGGAGTAACAATTTAAGTGGAAGACGGTCATCGTCGCGCAATACAAAGCCCTACGACGCAAACAAT tCATTTGTAAAAAAAGTAGCAACGAAAGTGACAGATCTTATACCACAAAGATCATGGATCAGTAAGTGGTTTAACTCATCTCAAAATGAAGGTGATGCATTAGATGACAATGAAAATGCTGAAGAGGTTGAATCCgaagaagaaattcaaaaacctCCTCCTTTAAAACGACCATGTATTCGTATGGATGTTACTCATCCACCTGGTACATTCTTAATTCAAACAAGAGCTAAAACTCCAGTTAACAAAGCCAGTTCTTCTAAACAACAATATTCCATATGTAATGAAACG TCTGAAGATTTTTCTGAACCTGCAACGGCTGGGCCAAGCAGGATGAGCCATTTAATATCTTCCACGCCTGCAATGCCAACAGATATTAGGAATATAGTCCAACAGAGGTCTGAGTTGAATTCTATAACTGTTGCCACAAATAATGGAACTACAAATGGTACAGATGATAATTCTGAATCCAGCGAAAGCACCAGTGGCTGCAGCTCTCTTATTCCACAAATAAATAGACAAGAAGCTCCATCAAATGTCTCGTATAACTCCTCATTTTCGAATAGAAAGAGTTTTAATAATGACAAATTAACTTTTA CTAACCGTATGCAGTCTCCAAGATCTTTATTTTTAGATAGTAATCGAGATTCCTTAAGCAACCGTAGACCAAGCTTTAATGCATCGGTCATGACAAACACGTCGGATCGTGCATCGCCATTGTCGTCTCCTTTTTACAGCGGAAATACTACTTTCGGTGGAGCAAATGCAGCTGGTCTTTATAAACGAAGTCGCACTTTATTCAACAGTTCGAACGAG ATTCAACTTAAAGTTCCAAGAAGAACAAGTGTTGAAGTAAAACCATCTAATACAGCAGGAGTTGATTCATCTGGTATGAGTCAAACGGCTAAGAAAATATTAGAAGCATTAGAACACTTTTCATCGCCAATAACTGATGCTAAAAAAATTCCATTAAAAATGATAAATAATACGTCATCAATAAGTAAAAAGAGAACAAGAGAGGAAACATCGCCAACGGTTAAAGTTGGATTGCGTCATTTAACTCGTGAATTAACCGTACCAAATGTGCCCGATATATTAAAATTGAGGCGTCGTCAAAAACTACAAAATATGACATCTGCAGTTAGAAAAATTGTTTCAGCACGAACTGAACCACCACCCCTACAAGAATACCATCTTAG AACACAAGCTGATGAAGGTTCGAAACATCATGGAAAACTTAAAGTTAAGACAGCAAATCTTGATGAAGAAGACACAGTTGAACCTGTCAATTTACCAAGTATACCTTTGCCAATATCTTCTTTACCTAATTTTAACTTTATGTCACCTGTTAATTCAAAAACAGTAGATAAAAGTTGTGTGGACAAAGAAGAAACTTTCACGTTTGCAAGTCCTATAAAAGTAACAAATATTACACAAAATTTAAAATCTATTAACAACTTTACATTTAGTAGACCAATTACAGCTGATAAACAATTAATTGATAACTCTAATAATTCAAGTTCACCTTTAAAAAGAGTTAATGCTAAATCTACATCACCTAGCAATTGTGTACCTACTGTAACACAGAATTTTATCTGGTCTACTTCATCTACAGCACCCAGACCAAAAGAGAAAACAAAGAATAGAGACAGTCCTGTTCCTACTACTTCGAACGAATTAAAATCAGGAAGTGTAATGGATGTTCTTGATACTAAATCTAATAAAACTGGACCTGAGAAATCGAGTGAAACAAAAATGCAAGTAGAGTTAAATAAAGATTCTATTAATAACAAAGCAAACACAGTTACTTTAGatacaaataaaaatgataTTATCATTGCAAGTTCAAAGCCTGATACTCAGCAAGATACTTCGAATATGTGGGAGTGTTTGGAATGTTTGATTAAAAACAGCAATTCTGAAACACAGTGCATTACTTGCAAAACTACCAGGCGAAGTCGTAATGATAATAAAACTAGCGAATTGTTACCATCGTCGAGTAATATCAGTGAATCAAAGACTACAGCCAATGATCACTTTGGATCCCAGTTTAAAATGTCGAATAATCAATGGGAATGTACATCGTGTTATGTAAGAAACAAAGAAACTGATCAAAAATGTGTTGCGTGTACCTCGCTTAAATCAGACTCCAACCATAGCAAATTAGCTACAACAAAATTGCCAAATTCTGACCTAAATAACATGAAATCCTTGGAAGAATCTTGGGAATGCTCTAATTGTGCACTAAGAAATTCTGCAAACTCTATGACGTGCTCTTCTTGCAATATACCTAAgtcaaatttgttaaaaacaaGCCCTAAAAATGATAAAAGTTTCACGAATGAAATAAGTACCGTAGCTAGTCAGAAGACTGGTATGCCAATCAATACGTCATTAAATACTTCAACCGTTACTAAAAGTGAAACTATGGATAAATTTAAACCAAGTAAAGAAACATGGGAATGTCCTTGTTGTATGGTTAGAAATGTTATTTCCGTCGATTCTTGTCCATGTTGCAATACAGCTAAACCTAATACAGGAAATGCAACTAAAACAGTTCCCTCGTTAGTTGCAAATGGATTTGGAGATAAATTTAAGAAACCTGAAGGTGCATGGAATTGTGACTCTTGTATGTTACAAAATGAAGCGAAAGTTACAGAGTGTGTTGCTTGTGGTGGTGTAAAACCAGGATCAAAGAAATTAGACAATTCGACTACAAATACTAGTTCCAATTTACAATTTAGTTTTGGTATGCCTCCAAATACTGGGGGTTTTAAATTTGGAATAGATAAAGCTGATCAACAAAAGACTGATAATGTAACACCtatgaataattttaaatttggtGAAAATCAACAAAGTAGCCAAGTTGGTCAATTTACATTTGGCATTcaaagagaagaaaagaaaacatCTAGTGAATCATTGCAATCTGAAAACAGTGCCTCTTTGACTGTAGGAAGTGGTTTTGGATTATTAGTTAATCCAAAAACTATAGAAAAAACTGATCAAAAGCAAGATTCTGAGAAGGTAGAGAAAAAGCCGATATCGTCCTTTTCATTTGGTATGCCAAAAACTGAAAATGCAGCAGCAGAAAATGATAAGCAATCTGTAAATGTAGCACCTACAATTCAAAGCACCACACTCCCATCTATTTTCACGTTTGGTGTATCAAAATCTGAAATTAAACAGTCAGATATAGAAAAAGGAAAACAGGACTCTTTGCTTGCAAATTCTGTGACGGAAGTTTCAAAGCCAAACACAAAAACTACTGAATCTTCTACCATTACTAGTGCCAGCACGTTAACTTCAATTACTCAGAGCAGTTCACAAGAACTTAAATCAACACCTCTCTTTACATTTGGTGTACCAAACAGCGCGGTTGCAGTTAGTAGCAGTGTCCCTACAAGTGTAATAACAAGTCTTCCGTCTTCTACTCAATCTTCCTTTGTATTTCCTGAAACAAAGCCAGCACAAACAACACCTGTACCGACTTTTGGTCAAATACCATCAGCTTCTGCTTCTGCTCCGTCCAGTACCTTTACATTTGGAGAGAACAAAACGAAAGAAGGAACTTCGGCAACTAAAACGTTCGGTGCATTACCAAATGGCTCCTCCGGAAGTTCAATATTTTCAAACATTTCAAGCACTCCGTCATTGTTTGGTACTAACGATGCGAAGACTACAGCTACGTTTGGATCAGAAGAGAACAAGCAACCTACATTTGGTACCACTGCAAGTAAACCATCTGCTTTTGCAATACCAGAGACTAAAGTGCCAACATTTGGCAGTATAGAAAATAAACCTTCGATTTTTGGATCATCCGATACAAAAATACCTGTATTTGGAAGTACAGATACTAAACCGGCACCTCTATTCAATCCAACTCCTCAAGCGTCAACATCAACAACTACATCAACTTTTAGTGCACCCTCAGGTGCACCATCTCTTTTTGGATCATCCGTTACTCCTGTCTTTGGAAATAACACTCCTGCAACATTTTCTACTGAGTCAAAACCTAATATATTTGGGTCTACTGCAAAATCAGGTGAAACTAATACACcaaattcaaatttattcaCTTTCAATGCCACTCCTGCTCAACCAGCAGCACAACTAGGATCTGGTTTCAAGTTTTCTGCAAATACTAATCCTACTGGATCAACTCAGAAACCATTATTTACATTTGGTAGTAATACAAGTACACCAAAGAGTAGTAATGTATTTGGAGGAACATTCAATAATCCTGGATCGAGCAATTCTTCTGGCTTTACATTTAATGCACCTAAGCCAGAAGCACCAGCATTTGGTCAATCTACCGTTACAACACCGATTTTCGGTGCACCTCAATCTGGATCTCAGGATCAACCGTTATCATCATTTCCATCGGCTCCTGCAAATACAGGATTCAATTTTGGATCTACAGCATCTGCTACACCTTCAGGAGGATTCAATTTTGGTGCAGTT GCCTCAACCTCCGCAACATCTGCAGGATTTAATTTCAACCCTCCCAGTGCTACACTAACATTTGATCCTAATACTCCACCATCGTTTAATTTCACTGGTGGCAATGCGCCTCCAATGTTCAG tggTACTCCTCAAACTTTGGCGCATAGAAAAATCAAGAAAGCTTTTAGAAGAATGCGGTAG
- the LOC143347963 gene encoding uncharacterized protein LOC143347963 isoform X2, whose product MDVTHPPGTFLIQTRAKTPVNKASSSKQQYSICNETSEDFSEPATAGPSRMSHLISSTPAMPTDIRNIVQQRSELNSITVATNNGTTNGTDDNSESSESTSGCSSLIPQINRQEAPSNVSYNSSFSNRKSFNNDKLTFTNRMQSPRSLFLDSNRDSLSNRRPSFNASVMTNTSDRASPLSSPFYSGNTTFGGANAAGLYKRSRTLFNSSNEIQLKVPRRTSVEVKPSNTAGVDSSGMSQTAKKILEALEHFSSPITDAKKIPLKMINNTSSISKKRTREETSPTVKVGLRHLTRELTVPNVPDILKLRRRQKLQNMTSAVRKIVSARTEPPPLQEYHLRTQADEGSKHHGKLKVKTANLDEEDTVEPVNLPSIPLPISSLPNFNFMSPVNSKTVDKSCVDKEETFTFASPIKVTNITQNLKSINNFTFSRPITADKQLIDNSNNSSSPLKRVNAKSTSPSNCVPTVTQNFIWSTSSTAPRPKEKTKNRDSPVPTTSNELKSGSVMDVLDTKSNKTGPEKSSETKMQVELNKDSINNKANTVTLDTNKNDIIIASSKPDTQQDTSNMWECLECLIKNSNSETQCITCKTTRRSRNDNKTSELLPSSSNISESKTTANDHFGSQFKMSNNQWECTSCYVRNKETDQKCVACTSLKSDSNHSKLATTKLPNSDLNNMKSLEESWECSNCALRNSANSMTCSSCNIPKSNLLKTSPKNDKSFTNEISTVASQKTGMPINTSLNTSTVTKSETMDKFKPSKETWECPCCMVRNVISVDSCPCCNTAKPNTGNATKTVPSLVANGFGDKFKKPEGAWNCDSCMLQNEAKVTECVACGGVKPGSKKLDNSTTNTSSNLQFSFGMPPNTGGFKFGIDKADQQKTDNVTPMNNFKFGENQQSSQVGQFTFGIQREEKKTSSESLQSENSASLTVGSGFGLLVNPKTIEKTDQKQDSEKVEKKPISSFSFGMPKTENAAAENDKQSVNVAPTIQSTTLPSIFTFGVSKSEIKQSDIEKGKQDSLLANSVTEVSKPNTKTTESSTITSASTLTSITQSSSQELKSTPLFTFGVPNSAVAVSSSVPTSVITSLPSSTQSSFVFPETKPAQTTPVPTFGQIPSASASAPSSTFTFGENKTKEGTSATKTFGALPNGSSGSSIFSNISSTPSLFGTNDAKTTATFGSEENKQPTFGTTASKPSAFAIPETKVPTFGSIENKPSIFGSSDTKIPVFGSTDTKPAPLFNPTPQASTSTTTSTFSAPSGAPSLFGSSVTPVFGNNTPATFSTESKPNIFGSTAKSGETNTPNSNLFTFNATPAQPAAQLGSGFKFSANTNPTGSTQKPLFTFGSNTSTPKSSNVFGGTFNNPGSSNSSGFTFNAPKPEAPAFGQSTVTTPIFGAPQSGSQDQPLSSFPSAPANTGFNFGSTASATPSGGFNFGAVASTSATSAGFNFNPPSATLTFDPNTPPSFNFTGGNAPPMFSGTPQTLAHRKIKKAFRRMR is encoded by the exons ATGGATGTTACTCATCCACCTGGTACATTCTTAATTCAAACAAGAGCTAAAACTCCAGTTAACAAAGCCAGTTCTTCTAAACAACAATATTCCATATGTAATGAAACG TCTGAAGATTTTTCTGAACCTGCAACGGCTGGGCCAAGCAGGATGAGCCATTTAATATCTTCCACGCCTGCAATGCCAACAGATATTAGGAATATAGTCCAACAGAGGTCTGAGTTGAATTCTATAACTGTTGCCACAAATAATGGAACTACAAATGGTACAGATGATAATTCTGAATCCAGCGAAAGCACCAGTGGCTGCAGCTCTCTTATTCCACAAATAAATAGACAAGAAGCTCCATCAAATGTCTCGTATAACTCCTCATTTTCGAATAGAAAGAGTTTTAATAATGACAAATTAACTTTTA CTAACCGTATGCAGTCTCCAAGATCTTTATTTTTAGATAGTAATCGAGATTCCTTAAGCAACCGTAGACCAAGCTTTAATGCATCGGTCATGACAAACACGTCGGATCGTGCATCGCCATTGTCGTCTCCTTTTTACAGCGGAAATACTACTTTCGGTGGAGCAAATGCAGCTGGTCTTTATAAACGAAGTCGCACTTTATTCAACAGTTCGAACGAG ATTCAACTTAAAGTTCCAAGAAGAACAAGTGTTGAAGTAAAACCATCTAATACAGCAGGAGTTGATTCATCTGGTATGAGTCAAACGGCTAAGAAAATATTAGAAGCATTAGAACACTTTTCATCGCCAATAACTGATGCTAAAAAAATTCCATTAAAAATGATAAATAATACGTCATCAATAAGTAAAAAGAGAACAAGAGAGGAAACATCGCCAACGGTTAAAGTTGGATTGCGTCATTTAACTCGTGAATTAACCGTACCAAATGTGCCCGATATATTAAAATTGAGGCGTCGTCAAAAACTACAAAATATGACATCTGCAGTTAGAAAAATTGTTTCAGCACGAACTGAACCACCACCCCTACAAGAATACCATCTTAG AACACAAGCTGATGAAGGTTCGAAACATCATGGAAAACTTAAAGTTAAGACAGCAAATCTTGATGAAGAAGACACAGTTGAACCTGTCAATTTACCAAGTATACCTTTGCCAATATCTTCTTTACCTAATTTTAACTTTATGTCACCTGTTAATTCAAAAACAGTAGATAAAAGTTGTGTGGACAAAGAAGAAACTTTCACGTTTGCAAGTCCTATAAAAGTAACAAATATTACACAAAATTTAAAATCTATTAACAACTTTACATTTAGTAGACCAATTACAGCTGATAAACAATTAATTGATAACTCTAATAATTCAAGTTCACCTTTAAAAAGAGTTAATGCTAAATCTACATCACCTAGCAATTGTGTACCTACTGTAACACAGAATTTTATCTGGTCTACTTCATCTACAGCACCCAGACCAAAAGAGAAAACAAAGAATAGAGACAGTCCTGTTCCTACTACTTCGAACGAATTAAAATCAGGAAGTGTAATGGATGTTCTTGATACTAAATCTAATAAAACTGGACCTGAGAAATCGAGTGAAACAAAAATGCAAGTAGAGTTAAATAAAGATTCTATTAATAACAAAGCAAACACAGTTACTTTAGatacaaataaaaatgataTTATCATTGCAAGTTCAAAGCCTGATACTCAGCAAGATACTTCGAATATGTGGGAGTGTTTGGAATGTTTGATTAAAAACAGCAATTCTGAAACACAGTGCATTACTTGCAAAACTACCAGGCGAAGTCGTAATGATAATAAAACTAGCGAATTGTTACCATCGTCGAGTAATATCAGTGAATCAAAGACTACAGCCAATGATCACTTTGGATCCCAGTTTAAAATGTCGAATAATCAATGGGAATGTACATCGTGTTATGTAAGAAACAAAGAAACTGATCAAAAATGTGTTGCGTGTACCTCGCTTAAATCAGACTCCAACCATAGCAAATTAGCTACAACAAAATTGCCAAATTCTGACCTAAATAACATGAAATCCTTGGAAGAATCTTGGGAATGCTCTAATTGTGCACTAAGAAATTCTGCAAACTCTATGACGTGCTCTTCTTGCAATATACCTAAgtcaaatttgttaaaaacaaGCCCTAAAAATGATAAAAGTTTCACGAATGAAATAAGTACCGTAGCTAGTCAGAAGACTGGTATGCCAATCAATACGTCATTAAATACTTCAACCGTTACTAAAAGTGAAACTATGGATAAATTTAAACCAAGTAAAGAAACATGGGAATGTCCTTGTTGTATGGTTAGAAATGTTATTTCCGTCGATTCTTGTCCATGTTGCAATACAGCTAAACCTAATACAGGAAATGCAACTAAAACAGTTCCCTCGTTAGTTGCAAATGGATTTGGAGATAAATTTAAGAAACCTGAAGGTGCATGGAATTGTGACTCTTGTATGTTACAAAATGAAGCGAAAGTTACAGAGTGTGTTGCTTGTGGTGGTGTAAAACCAGGATCAAAGAAATTAGACAATTCGACTACAAATACTAGTTCCAATTTACAATTTAGTTTTGGTATGCCTCCAAATACTGGGGGTTTTAAATTTGGAATAGATAAAGCTGATCAACAAAAGACTGATAATGTAACACCtatgaataattttaaatttggtGAAAATCAACAAAGTAGCCAAGTTGGTCAATTTACATTTGGCATTcaaagagaagaaaagaaaacatCTAGTGAATCATTGCAATCTGAAAACAGTGCCTCTTTGACTGTAGGAAGTGGTTTTGGATTATTAGTTAATCCAAAAACTATAGAAAAAACTGATCAAAAGCAAGATTCTGAGAAGGTAGAGAAAAAGCCGATATCGTCCTTTTCATTTGGTATGCCAAAAACTGAAAATGCAGCAGCAGAAAATGATAAGCAATCTGTAAATGTAGCACCTACAATTCAAAGCACCACACTCCCATCTATTTTCACGTTTGGTGTATCAAAATCTGAAATTAAACAGTCAGATATAGAAAAAGGAAAACAGGACTCTTTGCTTGCAAATTCTGTGACGGAAGTTTCAAAGCCAAACACAAAAACTACTGAATCTTCTACCATTACTAGTGCCAGCACGTTAACTTCAATTACTCAGAGCAGTTCACAAGAACTTAAATCAACACCTCTCTTTACATTTGGTGTACCAAACAGCGCGGTTGCAGTTAGTAGCAGTGTCCCTACAAGTGTAATAACAAGTCTTCCGTCTTCTACTCAATCTTCCTTTGTATTTCCTGAAACAAAGCCAGCACAAACAACACCTGTACCGACTTTTGGTCAAATACCATCAGCTTCTGCTTCTGCTCCGTCCAGTACCTTTACATTTGGAGAGAACAAAACGAAAGAAGGAACTTCGGCAACTAAAACGTTCGGTGCATTACCAAATGGCTCCTCCGGAAGTTCAATATTTTCAAACATTTCAAGCACTCCGTCATTGTTTGGTACTAACGATGCGAAGACTACAGCTACGTTTGGATCAGAAGAGAACAAGCAACCTACATTTGGTACCACTGCAAGTAAACCATCTGCTTTTGCAATACCAGAGACTAAAGTGCCAACATTTGGCAGTATAGAAAATAAACCTTCGATTTTTGGATCATCCGATACAAAAATACCTGTATTTGGAAGTACAGATACTAAACCGGCACCTCTATTCAATCCAACTCCTCAAGCGTCAACATCAACAACTACATCAACTTTTAGTGCACCCTCAGGTGCACCATCTCTTTTTGGATCATCCGTTACTCCTGTCTTTGGAAATAACACTCCTGCAACATTTTCTACTGAGTCAAAACCTAATATATTTGGGTCTACTGCAAAATCAGGTGAAACTAATACACcaaattcaaatttattcaCTTTCAATGCCACTCCTGCTCAACCAGCAGCACAACTAGGATCTGGTTTCAAGTTTTCTGCAAATACTAATCCTACTGGATCAACTCAGAAACCATTATTTACATTTGGTAGTAATACAAGTACACCAAAGAGTAGTAATGTATTTGGAGGAACATTCAATAATCCTGGATCGAGCAATTCTTCTGGCTTTACATTTAATGCACCTAAGCCAGAAGCACCAGCATTTGGTCAATCTACCGTTACAACACCGATTTTCGGTGCACCTCAATCTGGATCTCAGGATCAACCGTTATCATCATTTCCATCGGCTCCTGCAAATACAGGATTCAATTTTGGATCTACAGCATCTGCTACACCTTCAGGAGGATTCAATTTTGGTGCAGTT GCCTCAACCTCCGCAACATCTGCAGGATTTAATTTCAACCCTCCCAGTGCTACACTAACATTTGATCCTAATACTCCACCATCGTTTAATTTCACTGGTGGCAATGCGCCTCCAATGTTCAG tggTACTCCTCAAACTTTGGCGCATAGAAAAATCAAGAAAGCTTTTAGAAGAATGCGGTAG